A window from Acidithiobacillus sp. encodes these proteins:
- a CDS encoding ureidoglycolate lyase translates to MGAHANQMEAVYVDVPLLDATPENLAEYGVMIGEAVHRPGLSIPFYKGSVEEGQNLDFEYTGRAVVRTARISPRSSEVTWLERHLNMTQIFVGLGSIPFAMVLGKPNQGSGENVPRLEDVRAFRIPAGQGVMIHAGTWHDFPMSIGDPVTVMTMNSDEVVTALANAQAADEMDDGDVYKIDIQRRTGRVLRVPF, encoded by the coding sequence ATGGGTGCCCATGCAAATCAGATGGAGGCGGTTTATGTAGATGTTCCATTGCTGGATGCTACGCCGGAGAACCTCGCGGAATACGGGGTGATGATTGGCGAGGCGGTACACCGGCCGGGATTATCCATTCCCTTTTATAAGGGCAGTGTGGAAGAGGGGCAAAATCTCGATTTTGAATATACCGGTCGCGCGGTAGTCCGCACGGCGCGGATATCGCCCCGCAGTTCCGAGGTTACCTGGCTGGAACGGCACCTCAACATGACGCAGATTTTTGTCGGACTGGGCAGCATTCCCTTCGCCATGGTGCTGGGTAAACCCAATCAGGGCAGCGGGGAAAATGTCCCTCGCCTGGAGGACGTCCGAGCTTTTCGCATTCCAGCAGGGCAAGGAGTGATGATTCATGCGGGTACTTGGCACGATTTCCCAATGTCTATTGGCGATCCGGTGACGGTGATGACCATGAATTCTGACGAGGTGGTCACTGCCTTGGCGAACGCTCAGGCAGCAGACGAGATGGATGACGGTGACGTGTACAAGATCGACATCCAACGTCGCACCGGGCGGGTACTCCGGGTTCCCTTTTAA
- a CDS encoding amidohydrolase family protein, whose protein sequence is MMEKIFRAPILNPIDANTWRFYQDGALGVDQGIIVRMGDFTTMVNQIDADTEVEDLNGVIVPGFVDVHLHWVQHRVRGRFSGELLTWLREYIWPEEARYVDTDFARAAAAQFYADVLRAGTVMGMSYSSPHAEATQIALTSMRGDWVIGNVLMAIHAPHTLTDYSLHDPDALRTFMRQTDITHYALTPRFAPNLTDASLKALGQIAAESPCLIQTHLAESVAELQWVKELFPDAAHYTEVYDRAGLLTPRTILGHCIEMRDEEWRCLRARGSWVAHCPTSNEALGNRRMPLEQVRAYNIPFALASDIGGGPSHSMLHVMQRFLGTHREAGVPVAPQEALYRSTKAGAECMGRGSIGGDLTVGKRADFVLLPQKPAADSVERWFEECLSGKSAHLEQRPLGTWLSGARVA, encoded by the coding sequence ATGATGGAAAAGATATTTAGGGCGCCGATACTTAACCCGATAGATGCGAATACCTGGAGATTTTACCAGGACGGTGCTTTAGGTGTCGATCAGGGCATCATTGTGCGTATGGGTGATTTCACTACGATGGTGAATCAGATCGATGCTGATACGGAAGTAGAGGATCTGAATGGCGTTATCGTTCCAGGCTTTGTCGATGTCCATTTGCATTGGGTGCAACATCGTGTCAGGGGACGTTTCTCTGGCGAACTCCTGACCTGGCTGCGAGAGTATATTTGGCCGGAAGAGGCGCGCTATGTGGATACCGATTTCGCCAGGGCTGCGGCGGCGCAATTCTATGCCGATGTATTGCGTGCGGGGACCGTGATGGGCATGAGCTATTCCAGCCCGCATGCCGAGGCCACACAGATTGCGCTGACGTCGATGCGTGGCGATTGGGTCATTGGTAACGTCCTGATGGCGATTCATGCGCCCCATACATTGACTGACTACAGCCTGCATGATCCTGACGCGTTGCGTACGTTTATGCGCCAAACCGATATTACACACTATGCACTGACACCCCGTTTTGCACCGAATCTGACGGACGCATCGCTGAAGGCATTGGGGCAGATTGCCGCCGAGAGTCCATGTTTAATCCAGACACATCTCGCCGAATCGGTCGCGGAACTGCAATGGGTTAAAGAATTGTTTCCCGATGCTGCGCATTACACTGAGGTGTATGACCGCGCGGGTCTCCTGACGCCCCGGACGATATTAGGCCATTGTATTGAAATGCGTGACGAGGAATGGCGTTGTCTTCGGGCACGCGGCTCCTGGGTAGCGCATTGCCCTACCAGTAATGAGGCGCTGGGCAACCGACGCATGCCCTTGGAGCAAGTACGTGCTTACAACATTCCCTTTGCGCTGGCGAGCGACATAGGCGGTGGTCCCAGTCATAGCATGCTGCATGTCATGCAGCGATTTCTGGGAACACATCGGGAAGCGGGTGTTCCTGTTGCGCCTCAGGAGGCTTTGTATCGTTCTACCAAAGCGGGGGCTGAATGTATGGGCAGAGGATCCATCGGCGGTGATTTGACGGTGGGAAAACGTGCCGATTTTGTGCTCTTGCCGCAGAAGCCCGCAGCGGATTCTGTAGAGCGCTGGTTCGAGGAATGCCTCAGTGGTAAGTCGGCTCATCTGGAACAGCGCCCGCTGGGGACCTGGCTCAGCGGTGCACGGGTGGCCTAA
- a CDS encoding DUF4089 domain-containing protein: MNPPGTDADTPVDTYMNYLFDSMGLSVREEWRAEVKHYFMLSARMAKVLEAHPLDMTEDLAPVFRP; this comes from the coding sequence ATGAATCCGCCCGGAACAGATGCTGATACGCCCGTGGATACGTATATGAACTATCTCTTCGATTCTATGGGGCTCAGTGTGCGCGAAGAATGGCGTGCAGAGGTGAAACATTATTTCATGCTGAGTGCGCGGATGGCCAAGGTGCTGGAAGCGCATCCGCTGGACATGACGGAAGATTTGGCCCCGGTATTTCGTCCATGA
- a CDS encoding XdhC family protein, with product MNALASRQRPLLPVREAVVTRVRGSAPTAVGASMCLLEDGSLLGTVGGGRMEYQICQVLRTPASDASPALLNFTLGTADDQCCGGQVEICVLDVPRFFSELYQSGASRLYQRDSAGRLQLLAGITRLGRQIGPFDAMTVLLHADVPGMDVEERHFALPAAHHQPLWIFGAGHVGRAIASMASKLDLASFVFDQRPEWADPAAFPPEVTLVDTWTWADLQAPATDAMVLIMTYSHAMDYALLEHFIGKPLAYLGVIASRSKAARFSHALSRAGQDIPDCLHMPMGLPGLGKKPPEIAISVLAELLQLRQKKS from the coding sequence ATGAATGCCCTCGCCAGTCGTCAGCGGCCCTTGCTTCCGGTCCGGGAAGCTGTGGTGACCCGGGTGCGGGGGTCCGCGCCCACGGCGGTCGGTGCCAGTATGTGTCTGTTGGAAGATGGCTCCCTGCTGGGCACGGTAGGTGGTGGTCGCATGGAATATCAGATCTGTCAGGTGTTGCGTACACCCGCTTCTGACGCATCCCCGGCATTGCTGAATTTTACTTTGGGCACGGCGGATGATCAGTGCTGTGGTGGGCAAGTGGAAATCTGTGTGCTGGATGTACCCCGGTTTTTTTCCGAGCTGTACCAGTCTGGCGCCTCCCGTCTCTATCAACGGGATTCAGCAGGCCGGTTGCAGCTCCTGGCCGGGATTACCCGTCTGGGACGGCAAATCGGTCCATTTGATGCCATGACCGTGCTTTTGCATGCTGACGTTCCCGGTATGGATGTAGAGGAGCGGCACTTCGCGCTGCCCGCTGCCCACCATCAGCCGCTATGGATTTTCGGTGCCGGGCATGTAGGACGGGCGATCGCCAGCATGGCCAGCAAACTGGATTTAGCGTCATTCGTATTCGATCAGCGCCCGGAATGGGCCGATCCTGCCGCCTTTCCGCCAGAAGTTACCCTGGTGGACACTTGGACCTGGGCCGATCTGCAGGCTCCGGCAACCGATGCCATGGTGCTCATCATGACCTACAGCCACGCCATGGATTACGCGTTGCTGGAGCATTTTATCGGGAAACCCTTGGCTTATCTCGGGGTCATTGCCAGCCGGTCCAAAGCGGCGCGTTTTAGTCACGCCCTGTCCCGTGCCGGACAGGATATTCCGGACTGTTTGCACATGCCCATGGGTTTGCCAGGACTCGGTAAAAAGCCCCCGGAGATCGCGATCAGTGTATTGGCAGAGTTGCTGCAATTACGGCAAAAAAAAAGCTGA
- a CDS encoding xanthine dehydrogenase family protein molybdopterin-binding subunit — MSLTLAKQQTDQQKASPRRVDGIAKIRGTALYVDDLPCAGVLHGATVRTMEAGGTLQEVVFDPAIDWSEFVVVTARDIPGMNAVKLLEDDQVVLVDRAFRHAGEAVVLLAHADPEKLRMALKGISLVVLPNTAPIFDIDAALAAQQEIIPGNIYTDYLLDRGDVAEGEHLADVVIEERFLTPSQEQLYIEPQGMLAHLQKDGSILVEGSMQCPYYVLDALVQCMGMDKNHLRVVQSTTGGAFGGKEDYPSVIACHAALLALKAGGRSVKLVYERGEDLRVTPKRHPSRTLIRLGANKAGELQFIDMDFAIDGGAYRTLSPVVLSRGVIHAPGPYKCPHIRVRGRAVATNHPPFGAFRGFGAPQSIFAMEVAMDRLARKLAMDPAELRRINLLRTGDVNPTGDVVGADCFAHATLDAALEHTHYYRRLAEYRAWNAAGHQTRKGIGLATFAHGAGFTGNGELHLASRVSLQALANGHVEILCSNTEMGQGAATTLVQIAADALGLPMDRVHLAQTDTSRVPNSGPTVASRTCMVVGDLVQKAAGQLLQRLRETAELVAPHDAQSFAAACARLCAAVGDTLVTAQYQPPTDMRWDEQAFWGRAYASYAWAAYIAEVEVDVLTLETQVIDFTAVQEIGDAVHPVIVQGQIEGGVAQGIGYALYEDVLWNERGVMANDRLTNYIIPTSADLGFMHVVLLEGGLGAGPKGAKGVGELPMDGPAPAIVNAIQRALDIDIRQIPVNPEMLLELTMGRGI, encoded by the coding sequence GTGTCTTTGACCTTGGCGAAGCAGCAAACTGACCAGCAGAAGGCGAGTCCCCGCCGCGTCGATGGCATTGCCAAAATCAGGGGGACGGCGCTCTATGTCGATGACCTGCCCTGCGCAGGCGTGCTCCATGGTGCGACGGTGCGCACTATGGAGGCGGGTGGAACGCTGCAGGAGGTGGTTTTTGATCCTGCCATAGACTGGTCGGAATTTGTGGTGGTCACGGCGCGGGATATTCCAGGTATGAACGCCGTAAAGCTCCTGGAGGATGACCAGGTAGTGCTCGTTGATCGCGCGTTTCGGCACGCTGGGGAGGCGGTGGTATTGCTGGCGCATGCGGATCCGGAGAAACTTAGAATGGCGCTGAAGGGTATTTCTTTGGTGGTGTTGCCTAATACCGCGCCGATTTTTGATATCGATGCGGCACTCGCTGCGCAACAAGAAATCATACCCGGCAATATTTATACAGATTATCTTCTGGATCGGGGTGATGTTGCGGAGGGGGAGCATCTTGCCGATGTCGTCATCGAAGAGCGCTTTCTCACTCCGTCCCAGGAGCAGCTCTATATTGAGCCGCAAGGGATGCTGGCGCATTTGCAGAAAGACGGCAGCATTCTGGTAGAAGGTTCCATGCAGTGTCCCTACTACGTGCTGGACGCGTTGGTTCAGTGTATGGGGATGGATAAGAATCATCTGCGGGTGGTGCAAAGTACCACGGGTGGGGCCTTTGGCGGCAAGGAAGATTACCCCTCGGTGATTGCTTGCCATGCGGCGTTGCTGGCGCTCAAAGCGGGGGGCCGTTCGGTAAAACTCGTTTATGAGCGGGGCGAGGATTTGCGGGTGACGCCTAAGCGTCATCCTTCCCGTACCCTGATTCGTTTGGGGGCTAATAAGGCCGGAGAATTGCAGTTTATCGATATGGATTTCGCCATTGATGGCGGGGCTTATCGTACTCTCAGTCCGGTAGTGCTCTCCCGTGGTGTTATTCATGCACCGGGACCATATAAGTGTCCCCACATCCGGGTCAGGGGGCGCGCCGTCGCGACCAACCATCCGCCCTTTGGTGCATTTCGCGGATTTGGTGCGCCGCAAAGCATTTTTGCCATGGAAGTGGCCATGGACCGGCTGGCGAGAAAATTGGCTATGGACCCTGCCGAATTGCGCCGGATAAATTTGTTGCGCACCGGCGATGTGAATCCCACGGGCGATGTGGTGGGTGCTGACTGCTTTGCCCATGCTACCCTCGATGCAGCATTGGAGCACACGCATTACTACCGTCGGCTGGCGGAGTACAGGGCCTGGAATGCGGCCGGACACCAGACCCGCAAAGGCATTGGCCTGGCGACTTTTGCCCATGGTGCCGGTTTTACCGGCAACGGCGAATTACATCTGGCGTCCCGGGTTTCTCTGCAAGCCCTGGCCAATGGGCACGTCGAAATTCTTTGTTCCAACACCGAAATGGGGCAGGGTGCGGCGACCACGCTGGTCCAGATTGCGGCTGACGCGCTGGGCCTGCCCATGGATCGCGTGCATTTAGCGCAAACCGATACCTCCAGGGTGCCAAATTCTGGACCGACGGTCGCCTCCCGCACCTGTATGGTAGTCGGGGATCTCGTCCAGAAGGCGGCGGGACAATTATTGCAACGACTACGGGAAACGGCGGAGTTGGTGGCGCCTCATGACGCACAAAGTTTTGCCGCAGCGTGTGCCCGGCTTTGCGCAGCCGTCGGGGATACGCTGGTGACCGCGCAGTACCAGCCGCCGACGGATATGCGTTGGGATGAGCAGGCCTTTTGGGGACGGGCCTACGCCAGTTATGCCTGGGCGGCTTATATTGCCGAAGTGGAAGTGGATGTGTTGACGCTCGAAACGCAAGTGATTGATTTTACTGCGGTGCAGGAAATCGGCGATGCAGTGCATCCGGTGATTGTGCAGGGCCAGATTGAGGGTGGTGTTGCCCAGGGTATTGGTTATGCCCTCTATGAGGATGTGCTCTGGAATGAGCGCGGGGTCATGGCCAATGACCGTCTGACCAATTACATCATACCCACCAGCGCGGATTTGGGATTTATGCACGTGGTGTTGCTGGAAGGCGGCTTGGGAGCTGGTCCTAAAGGGGCGAAAGGCGTCGGTGAATTACCCATGGATGGTCCAGCACCCGCTATCGTCAATGCGATCCAACGAGCCTTGGATATCGATATTCGCCAGATTCCAGTCAACCCCGAAATGCTGCTGGAGCTGACGATGGGCAGAGGGATTTGA
- a CDS encoding FAD binding domain-containing protein yields MSKWIRPRHLPEALELLAAVPGPYRVISGGTDLMVESHLAPERSSESWLDISGLRELQGLQITEEGIRIGAATSLEAIRQHAEVVAHWPMLAASAAVTGAPPIQNRATLGGNVCNASPAADNAPVLLAYGARLEIAHHHGSRWLPYGDFHQGYRKTALQAGELLSALWIPYPPKHSRGYFRKVGTRAAQAIAKVSIAALIEEDGDGIIQSARFGMASVAATPCTLPSVSQYLLGRALRDIADMQVRQKIKQDIAPIQDIRSTTAYRLEIASRLVLEAIHRCSESKKEN; encoded by the coding sequence ATGTCTAAGTGGATAAGGCCGCGACATTTGCCGGAAGCTCTGGAGCTATTGGCGGCAGTCCCCGGCCCATATCGGGTGATTTCGGGCGGGACCGATCTTATGGTGGAGAGTCATCTCGCCCCGGAACGGAGCTCGGAGTCCTGGCTGGACATCAGCGGACTGCGGGAGTTGCAGGGGCTGCAGATTACGGAAGAGGGCATCCGGATTGGCGCCGCTACTTCCCTGGAAGCGATTCGCCAGCATGCGGAAGTGGTCGCCCACTGGCCGATGCTGGCCGCCTCGGCGGCGGTGACCGGGGCGCCGCCCATTCAAAACCGCGCCACGCTGGGTGGCAACGTTTGCAATGCCTCCCCTGCGGCGGACAATGCGCCGGTGTTGCTGGCTTATGGCGCACGTCTGGAGATCGCCCACCATCACGGCTCGCGCTGGTTGCCTTATGGAGATTTCCATCAGGGGTATCGCAAGACGGCCTTGCAAGCTGGAGAGTTACTCAGCGCTCTGTGGATTCCTTACCCCCCCAAACACAGTCGCGGCTATTTTCGGAAAGTCGGAACACGGGCAGCGCAAGCTATTGCCAAGGTGAGTATTGCGGCGCTCATCGAAGAAGATGGTGATGGAATTATTCAGAGCGCGCGTTTCGGCATGGCGAGTGTGGCGGCGACTCCCTGTACCTTGCCATCCGTGAGCCAATATCTGCTGGGACGTGCGTTGCGTGATATTGCTGACATGCAGGTGCGTCAAAAGATAAAGCAGGATATCGCACCTATTCAGGATATCCGTTCGACGACGGCATATCGTTTGGAGATAGCTTCCCGGCTGGTGCTGGAGGCCATACATAGGTGCAGTGAATCAAAAAAGGAGAATTAA
- a CDS encoding ring-opening amidohydrolase, whose amino-acid sequence MRTSVYRFFTTEPADVSGLARAIAEGTIDPQSIVAIIGKTEGNGGINDFTRALAMMALSQLLATHLDCRPELVEERVVLSFSGGSEGVVSPHILVFAVSGRAAKQTYPIKRLALASAHTRPFSAQEVGRMAMVRETARTVTWLMHTLQVEPADVHLVQIKGAIPALDSTTIGNVRGEHLRCDMAWSRGASALGVALALGEVTESELSDDAINRDWSLYSSRASVSAKPLLQRSEMVLFANSCWWDGDLVIAHGVMQDIIDVPAIHAVLNQLGLQPVNGQLTTVDAEKVLAVFAKSDADPRGHIRHRRHTMWTDADISDMRYSRCVVSALLAGVTGETGVYVSTRAEHQGPQGGGPVAVIGYAS is encoded by the coding sequence ATGCGTACCTCCGTCTACCGGTTTTTTACGACAGAGCCTGCCGACGTTTCCGGACTGGCCCGGGCGATTGCCGAGGGGACGATAGATCCCCAGAGTATCGTCGCAATTATAGGCAAAACCGAAGGTAACGGCGGCATAAACGACTTTACCCGGGCTTTGGCGATGATGGCTTTGAGCCAGCTGCTGGCAACGCATTTGGATTGCCGTCCAGAATTGGTGGAAGAACGTGTGGTGTTGTCCTTTTCGGGTGGTAGTGAAGGGGTGGTGTCGCCGCATATTCTGGTGTTTGCAGTATCCGGCCGGGCGGCTAAGCAAACGTATCCGATAAAACGTCTGGCGCTTGCATCCGCCCATACGCGCCCTTTTAGCGCGCAGGAAGTGGGGCGGATGGCGATGGTGCGGGAGACCGCCCGCACGGTCACCTGGCTCATGCATACCTTGCAGGTTGAGCCTGCGGATGTCCATCTGGTGCAGATCAAAGGGGCGATACCAGCGCTGGACTCGACAACGATCGGAAACGTCCGTGGCGAGCACCTGCGCTGTGACATGGCCTGGTCACGCGGCGCTTCTGCCCTGGGGGTGGCCCTCGCGTTGGGTGAGGTGACCGAATCCGAACTATCGGATGACGCCATCAACCGGGACTGGTCCTTGTACTCCAGTCGGGCCAGCGTTTCCGCCAAACCCTTATTGCAGCGCTCCGAAATGGTGCTGTTCGCCAATTCGTGCTGGTGGGACGGTGATCTGGTCATCGCCCACGGGGTGATGCAGGACATCATCGATGTGCCGGCGATCCATGCTGTGCTGAATCAGTTGGGACTGCAGCCCGTCAACGGGCAGTTAACGACCGTCGATGCGGAGAAGGTGCTGGCGGTCTTCGCCAAATCCGATGCCGACCCGCGAGGCCATATCCGCCACCGTCGTCATACCATGTGGACAGACGCTGATATCTCCGATATGCGCTATTCCCGCTGTGTAGTCTCCGCCTTGTTGGCCGGGGTCACCGGGGAAACCGGCGTTTATGTCTCGACGCGCGCGGAGCATCAGGGTCCCCAAGGGGGTGGGCCGGTGGCCGTGATCGGGTATGCATCATGA
- a CDS encoding adenosine deaminase produces MNAKEILADFVEELPKVELHLHIEGTLEPELLIALAQRNGVDIPYKTIEAARAAYQFEDLQSFLNVYYLGASVLREERDFYELTMAYMSRCKAQQIRHTELFFDPQTHLANGVALAAVMGGINAALRDAERDWQISSALILCFERDRDPQPAVALLEQACVLGGIAGIGLDSAELGNPPEKFQEVFKVAKSMGLHRVAHAGEEGPPAYIWQALDVLDVERIDHGVRCLEDPALVRRLVDDRIPLTVCPFSNVALKVFNRLSEHNLGRLLETGLLATIHSDDPAYFGGYLSENMIGTLSSLDLTAEDALLLERNAVEAAFCTDQRKQSLLRDLDQYGASHRNLL; encoded by the coding sequence ATGAACGCTAAAGAAATACTGGCGGATTTTGTAGAGGAACTGCCCAAGGTGGAGCTACATTTGCATATTGAGGGTACTCTGGAGCCCGAATTACTCATCGCGCTGGCCCAGCGTAATGGCGTGGATATTCCCTATAAGACGATAGAGGCGGCACGGGCGGCGTATCAATTTGAGGATCTGCAAAGTTTTCTGAATGTCTATTATCTGGGGGCGTCCGTATTGCGGGAAGAGCGGGACTTTTATGAGTTGACCATGGCCTATATGTCCCGCTGTAAAGCCCAGCAGATTCGTCATACGGAACTGTTTTTTGATCCGCAGACGCATCTTGCCAATGGCGTGGCATTGGCGGCGGTGATGGGCGGCATCAACGCCGCCTTGCGGGACGCCGAGCGCGACTGGCAAATCTCCAGCGCACTGATTCTTTGCTTTGAGCGGGATCGCGACCCGCAACCTGCGGTGGCGCTGTTGGAGCAGGCTTGTGTTTTGGGGGGCATAGCCGGTATTGGTCTCGACTCCGCTGAATTGGGCAATCCCCCAGAAAAGTTTCAGGAGGTGTTTAAGGTGGCCAAGTCCATGGGCCTGCATCGTGTTGCCCATGCCGGAGAGGAGGGGCCGCCCGCCTATATCTGGCAGGCACTGGACGTGCTTGATGTCGAGCGCATAGATCACGGGGTTCGCTGTTTGGAGGATCCGGCACTGGTGCGTCGCCTGGTGGATGACCGGATCCCGCTGACGGTCTGCCCATTCTCCAACGTTGCGCTCAAAGTGTTTAACCGGTTATCTGAACATAATCTGGGCCGATTGTTGGAAACAGGTCTATTGGCGACGATTCATTCGGATGACCCGGCGTACTTCGGTGGATACCTGAGCGAAAACATGATTGGGACACTTTCCAGTTTGGATTTGACAGCGGAGGACGCATTACTTCTTGAGCGTAACGCTGTTGAAGCGGCTTTTTGTACGGACCAACGAAAGCAATCCCTACTCCGGGATCTGGATCAGTACGGTGCATCCCATCGGAACCTGTTATGA
- a CDS encoding (2Fe-2S)-binding protein codes for MSTMMRINGEAFRSSSAPNARLLDVLRNECDLKGTKEGCGEGECGACAVLVNGKLVNSCLVPLGQMEQAEITTVEGLPEDSALAQAFVQCGATQCGICTPGMMLAATALLAEHANPTLEEIRWGLSGNLCRCTGYGRIYAAIAQAAGGSADV; via the coding sequence ATGTCGACGATGATGCGCATCAATGGTGAAGCATTTCGGAGCAGCTCAGCGCCGAATGCCCGCTTACTGGATGTATTGCGTAATGAATGCGACCTCAAGGGGACCAAAGAAGGTTGCGGCGAAGGAGAGTGTGGCGCCTGTGCGGTGCTGGTGAATGGCAAGCTGGTGAATAGTTGCCTGGTTCCTCTCGGGCAGATGGAGCAGGCGGAGATTACCACGGTAGAGGGCCTTCCCGAAGATAGTGCCCTGGCACAAGCTTTTGTTCAGTGCGGTGCTACCCAGTGCGGGATTTGTACGCCGGGTATGATGCTCGCGGCGACCGCCCTGTTGGCGGAGCACGCGAATCCGACCCTGGAGGAGATTCGCTGGGGCCTGAGCGGCAATCTCTGTCGCTGTACCGGGTATGGGCGCATTTATGCGGCCATCGCCCAGGCCGCCGGAGGGTCTGCTGATGTCTAA
- a CDS encoding phosphorylase translates to MFVKKNTVWKNMLLCGAVSFSWITPLAYAQAAIPAALKMSPKVIVLTAFPPEWQAWTVQKSFQHQVLHVPGLIKPLICDSKGVCVTETGEGEINAAVTVTSLVKDAALDLKKTIFIRSGIAGGVDKENSALGSVYINNWVISWAFGHHYLSDQKQLAWSPPGCADYATPGHCGNYTQNIMENLAYKINPALLNMAVNASAHVALENSVEAKKLDKMFAISMVPKVMVGATITGNDFWIGKANQAIAEQIVRLYTHGETTYTNTAMEDLGDVAVLSRFGLADHYLSIRGISDVDVPPPGKTEEEIWKTGDLYASALAERNAVIVTNAVIAHLLQGAA, encoded by the coding sequence ATGTTCGTGAAAAAAAACACGGTTTGGAAGAATATGCTGTTATGCGGTGCAGTCAGCTTCTCATGGATAACGCCACTGGCCTACGCTCAGGCGGCTATACCGGCGGCGCTGAAAATGAGCCCGAAAGTGATCGTGCTGACAGCATTTCCGCCCGAATGGCAAGCATGGACGGTGCAAAAATCTTTTCAGCATCAAGTCTTGCATGTGCCAGGCCTGATTAAGCCCCTGATCTGCGACAGCAAAGGCGTCTGTGTTACGGAAACCGGCGAAGGGGAAATCAATGCCGCAGTTACCGTCACCAGCCTGGTGAAAGACGCAGCCTTGGATCTGAAGAAGACTATATTTATTCGCAGCGGCATTGCCGGCGGTGTGGACAAGGAAAACTCCGCATTGGGCAGCGTGTATATTAATAACTGGGTAATCTCCTGGGCGTTTGGCCATCATTACCTGAGTGATCAAAAGCAGTTGGCATGGTCCCCTCCGGGCTGCGCGGACTATGCCACGCCGGGCCACTGCGGAAATTATACTCAGAACATCATGGAAAATCTGGCATATAAAATCAATCCGGCCCTGCTCAATATGGCGGTAAATGCCTCGGCCCATGTCGCGCTGGAGAACTCAGTAGAGGCGAAGAAACTGGATAAAATGTTTGCTATCTCTATGGTGCCGAAGGTGATGGTGGGCGCTACCATCACGGGCAATGATTTTTGGATAGGCAAAGCGAATCAGGCCATTGCCGAACAAATTGTGCGTCTCTATACCCATGGAGAGACGACATATACCAATACCGCCATGGAGGATCTCGGGGATGTGGCCGTGCTCTCGCGTTTCGGTTTGGCGGATCATTATCTGTCCATACGGGGGATCTCTGACGTGGATGTTCCGCCCCCCGGTAAAACCGAAGAAGAAATCTGGAAAACAGGCGATTTATATGCCAGCGCTCTCGCCGAGCGTAATGCGGTGATCGTCACCAATGCCGTTATTGCGCACCTGTTACAGGGCGCCGCATGA